A single region of the Neodiprion pinetum isolate iyNeoPine1 chromosome 5, iyNeoPine1.2, whole genome shotgun sequence genome encodes:
- the LOC124220428 gene encoding probable aminoacyl tRNA synthase complex-interacting multifunctional protein 2 isoform X2 gives MSCGTTMYALKPIVLMPGEVYEPKSVYIMKNINEVQPKLSDRTSHESSKIVSDITEQNPLPEIVELELRQEKILSQLAELKKQVSTLHGILKNSRPSNTTHVIAPRSKEKVRTDLVVNVNPTKPPFSLLALQNIWNDTDIYVSCHTHSTSTSPVPEFPLTAQNFNSENHTVEVSLIWKEIPDLEVIISGVRGTRLLGEVSLLRYLSRLIASHNYESKECGIDASKIDSLLDLCHELSFQKSRMHANSVFATLAGNVGNGQWLLSRSSPSIADVAAWSAIKQLDDPNLPGNLISWFKRCDNVFWRK, from the exons ATGAGTTGCGGCACAACGATGTACGCGTTAAAACCGATTGTCTTGATGCCAGGAGAAGTTTACGAGCCGAAAAGCGTGTACATAATGAAAAACATAAACGAGGTTCAACCGAAGTTGAGTGATCGTACGAGCCACGAGAGTAGCAAGATTGTGTCGGATATTACCGAACAG aatcCGTTGCCAGAAATCGTAGAGCTGGAACTCAGGcaggaaaaaattctatcacaGCTCGCGGAACTGAAGAAGCAGGTCTCTACTCTACatggaatattaaaaaattcaagaccTAGCAATACTACCCATGTCATTGCTCCGAGAAGCAAG GAAAAGGTTCGCACGGATTTGGTGGTAAATGTGAATCCCACTAAACCTCCTTTTTCATTGTTGGCGTTGCAAAATATTTGGAATGACACAGATATCTACGTTTCCTGTCACACTCACTCTACCAGCACATCTCCAGTTCCTGAATTTCCACTGACTGCGCAAAATTTCAATAGTGAGAACCACACCGTCGAGGTATCACTGATATGGAAAGAAA TACCAGATCTGGAAGTAATCATCTCTGGCGTCCGAGGGACGCGACTCCTAGGTGAAGTGAGCCTCTTGAGGTACCTAAGCAGGCTTATTGCCAGCCATAATTACGAGAGTAAGGAATGTGGAATTGACGCATCGAAAATTGATTCTTTGCTAGACCTTTGCCATGAGCTATCTTTCCAAAAGTCACGAATGCATGCAAACTCGGTATTTGCGACTCTAGCCGGTAATGTAGGAAACGGACAATGGCTGCTCTCAAGGAGCTCTCCAAGCATAGCAGACGTAGCTGCATGGTCAGCAATCAAACAATTAGATGATCCAAACTTGCCTGGTAACTTAATCAGCTGGTTCAAAAGATGTGACAACGTCTTTTGGCGTAAATAA
- the LOC124220428 gene encoding probable aminoacyl tRNA synthase complex-interacting multifunctional protein 2 isoform X1: MSCGTTMYALKPIVLMPGEVYEPKSVYIMKNINEVQPKLSDRTSHESSKIVSDITEQVIKFLKNPLPEIVELELRQEKILSQLAELKKQVSTLHGILKNSRPSNTTHVIAPRSKEKVRTDLVVNVNPTKPPFSLLALQNIWNDTDIYVSCHTHSTSTSPVPEFPLTAQNFNSENHTVEVSLIWKEIPDLEVIISGVRGTRLLGEVSLLRYLSRLIASHNYESKECGIDASKIDSLLDLCHELSFQKSRMHANSVFATLAGNVGNGQWLLSRSSPSIADVAAWSAIKQLDDPNLPGNLISWFKRCDNVFWRK, encoded by the exons ATGAGTTGCGGCACAACGATGTACGCGTTAAAACCGATTGTCTTGATGCCAGGAGAAGTTTACGAGCCGAAAAGCGTGTACATAATGAAAAACATAAACGAGGTTCAACCGAAGTTGAGTGATCGTACGAGCCACGAGAGTAGCAAGATTGTGTCGGATATTACCGAACAGGttatcaagtttttaaag aatcCGTTGCCAGAAATCGTAGAGCTGGAACTCAGGcaggaaaaaattctatcacaGCTCGCGGAACTGAAGAAGCAGGTCTCTACTCTACatggaatattaaaaaattcaagaccTAGCAATACTACCCATGTCATTGCTCCGAGAAGCAAG GAAAAGGTTCGCACGGATTTGGTGGTAAATGTGAATCCCACTAAACCTCCTTTTTCATTGTTGGCGTTGCAAAATATTTGGAATGACACAGATATCTACGTTTCCTGTCACACTCACTCTACCAGCACATCTCCAGTTCCTGAATTTCCACTGACTGCGCAAAATTTCAATAGTGAGAACCACACCGTCGAGGTATCACTGATATGGAAAGAAA TACCAGATCTGGAAGTAATCATCTCTGGCGTCCGAGGGACGCGACTCCTAGGTGAAGTGAGCCTCTTGAGGTACCTAAGCAGGCTTATTGCCAGCCATAATTACGAGAGTAAGGAATGTGGAATTGACGCATCGAAAATTGATTCTTTGCTAGACCTTTGCCATGAGCTATCTTTCCAAAAGTCACGAATGCATGCAAACTCGGTATTTGCGACTCTAGCCGGTAATGTAGGAAACGGACAATGGCTGCTCTCAAGGAGCTCTCCAAGCATAGCAGACGTAGCTGCATGGTCAGCAATCAAACAATTAGATGATCCAAACTTGCCTGGTAACTTAATCAGCTGGTTCAAAAGATGTGACAACGTCTTTTGGCGTAAATAA